The sequence aagatctggccagaagacaacaggatccttgaggcttcgaatcatgggtagaagtcgtttttgtaaacattccttgatgtatatttcgctgttcattgaagcagtggtgatgaagggtttcgaaattttaccgcagttacaaattgcttgccagaccatagctttcttaccaaatttttcgacttcaatcgatgtctcggactggtttaacacttgtccttctcgcaccgtataattagcagttcaaatttccagcaagaatcgtattgtagcagctttcgaaccctcggtctgatcgatgcttcttgtttcggactacgttttggttatttctgcttcttataggttcgaagattcaaacgttctttagcacgaagaacatttgacttcgaagtgcccacttttttggccacatcccgaactgaaacctccttcttttgctcgaacgccttcagtatatgtctatccaactgagggttagcaggaccttattttcgacccgttttcggtttattctcaaaggtgttatcctcaccatacttcctgatagcatttcgcacggctcttttcacttactccttccacgaataaacaactgcacaagtggttggagaagagtgtaaacaacaggacgcagccataataattgacagattctgaaccattgcgaaatggcggtggtttttggttgcgtatatactttctgggacagtctttagcacaTAACTTTTGAGTAGATGAAGTGGGtttaaacaaaattgaattctatatttCAATTTTGATTGTCCGATACCAATATTTGGTCATAaatgttgaatgaaaaaaaaaaacttcagcaAATTTTACTCACGTACACAAACGTATTTTTTCTGTTTCGTTGTGACTGTTGATGTGCGCACTAGATGaaatcaaatattctttacGTAGAACTTGTTTGGCAACACTCGTTAAGccgcacaagctccgcctcttacgtTTTTCAGGTCACATTGCAGCGTCGTTCAACGTCGGAAGATATCGTGTGAACGggaagtcgatttttttaaaaaccagTGTCggtcacttttcttcaagatggctaaatcgattttcacaaactaataggttcaaaggaaaagtcttacagtttcatacggaattcctacatTTGTTGTGGAAATTatagttccggttccggaactacagggtaaaccggatttgtagattttgtttgataaggtccgaacaaactttttcaatttctattcaatgggcagttgtttttgcgaattccactgtaatatttatgatgttatgagtaatatgagaaaggcatcactacacccCAGGTTTATCTTTATTGAAATCGTAAGATTAATGTGAGATAATTATCTCAACTGTTTTATCTTTGATTTCAGCAAAACTATAATTGCAAGTTGTGAGATTGATGGGTGTCCCGTGTTTATATAACGTTACTTATACTACACGCACTCGTGAAATTGAAATTATCCCACCTTCCTGTTATTTCTGAACTTGAAATTAGACCCGCATGAAACTCACTAATTTCCTATggaaccataataccttttgttTAGaccaaaatttgtgaaaatcggttcagatagCTCTGAGAAAGTTTAGTGTTGAAACGTCACGATTTTACACAGCTTCTTAGATCGTAATATCGTAAGGCAACGAGAAAAGAAATGTTAGCAgagattttaaattcattaaacTGTCGAATTTTGTAAAGAAATTCCTCATGTCTGTTGCTGTGGTTTCAAGAGCGGCAAATACATCGTAAACGGGCAATTCATGTAGGAAATCTATGTGCAGTAGTGCCTACAAAAACGTCGGTTACCGCGAATAACGTCCGTGTGATACCCGAGATGTCCTGAATACTCCCAACATGCCAGAGCCCGACTCAATAGAAAACTATGAGGGCACCGTCAAGCGGAACCTCAAGAAGAGTTTGAAAGTTTGTCAGCAAGATTCAGTTCAGGACAATCAATCAAGAAGGTACCACGATTTATATCAGCATATATTACTTAACAAAACACAATCATCTAAATGCAGTCAGTGCTGCGCGCAAATATTTATTCTACATTAGCTTAGTGAGGAGCAGTCAAAATTAGTACTACAAAAGATAGTCCCGCCAGCAATAAACTAATGGAGAACGCACTGGACGAGCTGTTCAGTTGTTTTAGGAACAATGAGTTACAATTATTTTCGGTGCACACTTGACATTCGTTGGTTTTCAGTCCATCGCATGCCAGTGCTGCCAGATCCGATTCGCAACCTCGTTCAactataaggaaaacaattgtCATTATAAGGAAGATACATCTAAGTCCAAAAAATGTTTACTCACCGATCCCATTGACGAGTCTACTGAAGCATTTATCACCGATTTTGTATTTTTGGCAATAGCTGGCATTCATGGCAATGGTTAATTGTTCGGAACACATCTTATCAGAACTGCTGGAGCACTGAAAGCATTGGAGCCGGTCACCGGGAAAGGTACCGTTATTGCAGTTTTTCCCTGCACAAATGGCGCAAGTCTTTCCCGTACAGGCCGTAGTTTGTTCTGCCGACAGTTCGCTTTGGCATCCCCGATGTAGAGCACcatctgtaaaaaaaaacaagatttgcaaaattggaaaataatcTACAGGACAGTTGGTATCTTACTGCTGTCAATCCTGGAGTAGCATTTTCCTGTCGCAGCTTTCGCACATGGCTGACTGGCAGCAGTGCCCAATAGACAACGTTTTCGTATTCCAACACCAGCCGTACTGCATTGGAGACAGCGCTCCGTAGAGTTAAGTGCGGCAGCCACGTGACCGTTGCAACCGTCAGTAGAACAAGTTCtgcatttttcgttttctttgcaGGGATGTGAAGCCTCCAAATCGGTTTCACATCCGCGGGTTGTTTTGGGACCCTCCAATCTCGCGTAGCAACGGTTTCCTTCTTTATAGTTTGAACAGAATGGAGCCGCATCGGTTTGTTCGTCGATGCAATTGACGTCGGTAGTTTCTTTGCACTGATGACAGTGCAACCACATGATGGTGTTGCAGCCGTGAGCTTCACAAGCCATGCAAGTTGTATCTTTGACGTTAATACACTTTGCTCGGTCCGATTTCGAAAGTTGCGATAGACAACCCCTCTGAAGAACTTGTCCTGGTATTGAAGAATTGAATAGTTGTAGACTGTAAATGTTCTAGTTCTGTATGTTCtaatcatttcaaaccttcgacCCGCGAGTAGCACAATTCTGAACGTAACGGGCattcttttgcttcgattgtTACATTCTCGCAGTTCGCCTCGAGAGATGTACATTGGACACACATGGATTTATCCGTCAACCGTTCCCTGGAAAGGCCATTGCACGCATCTCCTTCGCATGATTCGCAATAACGAGTGTTGTTACACATCGAAACCGGATCAGCCAAATCCGATCTGCAACCACGAGTCACTGTAATTGGATAGAAAAAATCGTTAGACTTAGTTTGTATTGTTCTTTGATCCAATGATACCAATTACCTTTAGTTCCATTGACCATGGAGTAGCATTCATCATTTTTATCATACTTCATACAGAACTTCTTACGGCTGTCTACTCTTTGCTCTCCGACACATCCAGCAGTATCTGAATCACAGTCGAAGCATTTTAGCCAGTTGTCCACATTGCAGTTGCTTTCTGAACAGGTTGCACACGTGAAATCGTTGGGGTCGTTGCATTTCATCTGGTCAGCTTCTGGTAGATCCGCGAGACAACCACGCTCTACCTGTTCCCCATTGGTACGTTCGTAACATTTAACATCTGCGTTTTTACACTCGGTGGGTGGGTAGGTTCCTTTGCTACAACCGTCCCCATTGTCTTTGGTGGAACACTGAACGCAGCTGATGTTCGCTGAAATCGTAAAGTTTTCTTTTGAGTTCGTACAAAGCATtacccaggtaaccagtaagcactaatgaCTGCCATTCAAAAAAACCATCTGATGACTGCCATTCAAAATAAAGCCATCTGAAAGCCCATCTGTAGTAAATCATCCAGAGTTCAGCTTTCAGAACGCACACTAGCCATAAAACAGGCATTCTATATGCATAGCcgtatgttttgtcaaattcggCCCTAATTCAGGCTCAAGAGCAATTGAAATGCCAATAAGTAATTATTTTCTATCACAATGCGACATTAGTATGAGCTTTTTGGTTACCTGGCTATTTACACTCCGTTCATAACTTATCTAAAACAAGTGGAAAGCCGAACTTTGTAGAAATAACGTTCAGCGATAAATATATCTGGATGTCGATTTAAAATAGAATTGCCAATCACGCCATAAATTTTAGTTTTCGTTCACTAACTTAGTATAGCAATTAAGAACCTCATCTTCAAATTTGAAGTTGTTCGGATCCAAATGAgattcaggaattccgcatgggatcgcgagacctttcatttgaatctaagtttatagaaatcggtcaaaccatcgctgagcaaagtgagtgagatccattctggaatattgaccactatttccggtgcttccggaaccggagtgggggaaccaggatagtcgaaatcggtttgtttagttacctactgataatggctatcgatttgtatagTATTGAGACcagttcagaaaaaaattgcggtttttgtttcgccggtttatgtaACGGTGTAcactattgaacacactttgcctatagctccggaaccggaagtcggagtccgatgaaatttaggaattacgtatgggaccacgagacatttaatttgaatctaagtttgtcaaaatcggttctgccatctaagATAGAACCTAGCTCAATGAACTGAGCCGGATGgtgtatgacacttggccctccgggccaatttttactagtcgatttttcaagtgattgtataacatttctatatgagaaaggcaaaaattctaaattaaaGGAAAAAAACCACGAGAACGTTAAcgaaaatttttcgaacgatTAAGCAGCTGAAGATTGTTGTCgatggtaggagaattgaattgAGTTAGAGGTTGTGGGACTGATCGATTCCTGGCTTCAATATAATGATTTAAATGATCTATTGCTATATAGATGCCAGTAGTTTTCCAATACAATTTTATGATTCACTTTATTCACAATGTGAAATCTGTATTCTAACCGATAGGAgatttggcatcactgggagtacgataCTGTGCCCTACTGTTGCTTTCAAAATAGTTGAATTGCAATGTTTATTAAACAACTTGTTGtaaaataattggttgaaatggTTGTTCTGAGTGAAAGTAGAGCTGTAACAAGTGTGAGTTGATTAGTGAAAGCTGCAAAAAGCGTCTTGCATAATGCTGATCgcgaaactaaaaaatgttcaagtgACGAACACTGATAATTTACCGTCCAAAATTAAATGATATCAAACGATCGAAGCGTCATCTGCGAATCATTGTCGGCATTATAAGAATCAAGTataacaaaaaggcgggtgggtaatgttagagacataactggatgtcgtgaatacgaaaacaactgacatgttccttaattccgaatatcaattagttgatcaattgtatgaattatgcaagcattccccttttctacatttttcaaagaaggcttcacttgatctagattactgtgaatttcacacagcgaaaagtgcaaaaatcaaatcaaacagttctagatttgtactaaactgaggatatttcccttcgatttgcgagcaagaaatcctaatagttctttagaatacttttagagccattagaacggctgattttgtgtaatgctctccaccgttgctttttcaccaatgcaaatgactggcagctgtgacgtaatccctcttgtcggaagcgaaactagctttgcaaacgacacgaaatacatctgctcgcagtagcgatagaatccaaaccgatccaatttttgttaagagctttgtttttacgtgatttcgtttgtagctttttcactaatgggcggtcctaacggctataaaaataaccgcatacagaattttaatgtcgattatttcatttcggatttgcatttcattgaaagaaactatcaggatactGTACGggacattcctgcctttcagaaggaccaaattgtggaactcatcacgatattcaacacttttcggaacatttttctcgaacgatttgttgtacagcagcagatattttgttctcttcctcagaacgcgttctgattggctggtgttgacatgggtcaaatgagacaggtttttcaatagccccgacctggaaggattcttagtgtctgtaggatccatagtactagccatgcaatgattctgtaagctaagaatcggctgcgaagtctgttgaaacagaaaggccaaattccacaaaaggaatgtaatgccaaggctttgcttttactattgaaataaatcaatgcttttgctatacacgttttagttgaaaaatttcgattctattggaagttagattatataaatcctttcacagatcactgagctatgagctttaaaaatacgagcaaggcaaatgcgccttatggattaccccctttgatactcgtttattccaaacatttcagaaaagtttaattttgaattatttgagattatgtcacacaactgatcaTTTTATCATAAAGTTGTGATCatgtttccgatggcgtgtagcaaaaattatgttgattcgttagatacaacaagagatattcacgatcaaaaacttatcactctctcagagggtaaattttgaaaaggcaccccagagTTTTTGCAATCAAGTAATGCATATGGAAGACATGAAAATTTGTAAGCCAATCCTGTGACCCTAGCAAAAAATCAAACATTGGTCTGTAGCAAACCCAACCGCGAGTGTTTAATCTTTTTCAGTAGTGGTGTATCATCTTAATGtcaaaaacccctacgtacctctgtgaagataactatcgagaatattctgtaaattttttgaatcgattggtcaagatttacttgacagTAAATCGATGAATCACATAGTTCGGGTTGCTTTTTTGTTATTTGGTTTCAGTAATGTTTCGGTCACAATGTCAATATAAATTTAGAGAATTTTAGGAAAGTTaagaaattcatcttcacttaaTTTTAAAGAACGAGTGTTGCAATTTTAAATATTCCAATGATTATTACATACACTTGTTAAGTATtgaattcattttattattattttttatattttattaattTAATGGAAGAATCGAATGACATTTTATAAGATTCAGTTTCCAATCTATTTCTATCTTTTTTATTAGCATACGTGTCACCAGATCAAGAAAATGTTGTGGCAAAAGTATTTGCTGTTTATTTTTCCACCAGAAGAAATAGATGCTTTAGAATAAAAAGGTGTGACTGGAGAATATTTTTagtaaattttaaatatattaccttgatcaaaaagttcccggaatttttacaGAAAATTAAGGACAAAAGATTATTCATGAAAATCGATACACAGTGGTGATTCGCGCATCTTTTTGAAGAAGGTATTATGCTTCAATTTGCATGATGTTAAATTGGCCCGTAGTTATCAGAGTGAATGAGTATTTAAAATTTGTAATCTGACCGGACAATACCAATAATTGAACTTCTGATTTCCATCATGATTAGAGCATGGAAATTTATCAGTGGCTCCAGACATCTTTTGAATGCCAATCACCAATAGGAAGTAAACGTGCAAATTGATGagttcagtgttggtgattgccgaaaatttgacagaagctgctatattgctatctatattgtatacaacattttcaatccggtagaagatgctacaagaactcgagtctctcaatgcatgaaccttgagagaattttgctacatttctacgctccacttcatactctgatatATTTCAcgccattaaaaaaaatttacattctgataatgatcgttgctgtgtggaatttcccaagagagaattgcaagttgacaattatcgcagaaaatcgaatcgatgattcaatttgatgattctcatactaggttgcaatatttcaaaacccttgtgtggagcattcacagacattttcatagacacaacttacacaaaggttatatgcacatagttagaataagcggcaatagtaaaatgattctatcgcaattatcaactgcctgtatagaatcggatcgcgaaacgagaataagcgaccgtttgttgcttcagagaggatccccacagcagcgtgctaacctttgattctca comes from Malaya genurostris strain Urasoe2022 chromosome 3, Malgen_1.1, whole genome shotgun sequence and encodes:
- the LOC131438198 gene encoding uncharacterized protein LOC131438198 isoform X2, which translates into the protein MKCNDPNDFTCATCSESNCNVDNWLKCFDCDSDTAGCVGEQRVDSRKKFCMKYDKNDECYSMVNGTKVTRGCRSDLADPVSMCNNTRYCESCEGDACNGLSRERLTDKSMCVQCTSLEANCENVTIEAKECPLRSELCYSRVEGQVLQRGCLSQLSKSDRAKCINVKDTTCMACEAHGCNTIMWLHCHQCKETTDVNCIDEQTDAAPFCSNYKEGNRCYARLEGPKTTRGCETDLEASHPCKENEKCRTCSTDGCNGHVAAALNSTERCLQCSTAGVGIRKRCLLGTAASQPCAKAATGKCYSRIDSNGALHRGCQSELSAEQTTACTGKTCAICAGKNCNNGTFPGDRLQCFQCSSSSDKMCSEQLTIAMNASYCQKYKIGDKCFSRLVNGIVERGCESDLAALACDGLKTNECQVCTENNCNSLFLKQLNSSSSAFSISLLLAGLSFVVLILTAPH
- the LOC131438198 gene encoding uncharacterized protein LOC131438198 isoform X1 — encoded protein: MDFHSWWIWALTLAVVFCGTSDGANISCVQCSTKDNGDGCSKGTYPPTECKNADVKCYERTNGEQVERGCLADLPEADQMKCNDPNDFTCATCSESNCNVDNWLKCFDCDSDTAGCVGEQRVDSRKKFCMKYDKNDECYSMVNGTKVTRGCRSDLADPVSMCNNTRYCESCEGDACNGLSRERLTDKSMCVQCTSLEANCENVTIEAKECPLRSELCYSRVEGQVLQRGCLSQLSKSDRAKCINVKDTTCMACEAHGCNTIMWLHCHQCKETTDVNCIDEQTDAAPFCSNYKEGNRCYARLEGPKTTRGCETDLEASHPCKENEKCRTCSTDGCNGHVAAALNSTERCLQCSTAGVGIRKRCLLGTAASQPCAKAATGKCYSRIDSNGALHRGCQSELSAEQTTACTGKTCAICAGKNCNNGTFPGDRLQCFQCSSSSDKMCSEQLTIAMNASYCQKYKIGDKCFSRLVNGIVERGCESDLAALACDGLKTNECQVCTENNCNSLFLKQLNSSSSAFSISLLLAGLSFVVLILTAPH